ACCGGCGGTCGTGCTCACGACCGTCGGTCTCATCGCCGCAAACAGGATCTGCAGTTCGAACCGGACCGACCGTGCGACCGCCGGCTCTTCGGACTCTCCTTCGGCACGGACGAGGGTGGCCGGGTCGACCTCGCCGAGGATCTCGTCGAACTCGTCCTTCGGGTCCACGAAGCGGGCAACTGCGAGCGCGCCGACGCGCTTCGCGACGATCTCGAAGCCCTCGGGGCGGGAGTTAATGACGACGGGAACGAACCGAGCTACCGGCTCTGAGCCAGCGCAGGTCGGACGCCACGCCACCGTCTTTATACGAACTCGCGAACAATCGGCGACAGCAATGGCGCAAACCCGTCGGAGGCTGTGTTCGCTCGCCGCGCTCGCGCTCGTCGGCAGCAGCGGCTGTCTCGGCGGGTTCGGTGAGGATCCCGATCGGTTCGTCGCCCCCGAGACCGCCGTTTCGAACGCCGCACTCGGGGAGACGGGCTACGAACTCGACGGGACCGAGGTGATCGAGGAGACGCGCACCGTCGAGGCCGCAGGCCAGAGCCGCGACGTCGAGGCCGTCAACCGCCTCTCGGAGTACCACAGGGCGATCGACATAGCACCGCTCGGCGAGGCTCGCGCGGCCGTCTTCGCGACACTGTGTACGCCGGCGGCCTCGATGTTCGGCCGGACGTTCAACCCGATCGCGGAGATGGACAACCGCGAGCTCGCGAACCGCGCCCAATCGCAGTACGAGGAGCTCTCGATCGGCGAGGAGGTCGACCGCCGGACCGTCCGGATGTTCGACGAGGAGGTCACCCTCTCGAAATTCGAGGGCGAGGCGACGTTCTCGAGTACCGGGATCGACGTGTTCGTCCATACTGCCCTCGCGGAGGGCGAGGAGGCGTTCGTCGTCGTCTTCGGCGTCTACCCGCGTCTCCTCCCGGACGAAGAAGAGGCGATCGTAACGCTCTCAGAGGGCGTCCGGATCGAGGGGGAGGGCTGAGAGCCGATCGAACGCCCCGCGTTCGGCCGGCACGGTGGCGGTCGAAGTCTCGGACTCGAATGGGCAGCGACGAACGCAAGGGATGGCAAACGCGCGGCTCGAAACGGAAACCCCGCCGTTCGGCGGGGAGGCATCGGGTATCACTATCCCGTACTGGCGCGTGCCAGCAGCCGTCCCTACGGCCAGCACCTATATCCCTATAAACGGCCTAACGGACGGTTCATTCGACTATGGAGTCGCTATGCGCGCTGGAAACGCCGCAGAGATCGCATCGGCGCCCCTTGATCGTCGATCAATGGTACGACCGCTGGCGTTCGAACGCGGAACGGACGCTATCGTACTAGCTTTCGTGACCTAGTCAGGGGAATACGACTCGAATCGGGGGAGGTCGGAGAAGGCCGCCGGGGTTATCGGGAGAGTCGCCCGCTTGCGATGTCGGCGCCCTCGACGAGCGCCTCGAGTTTCGCCCACGCGATCTCGGGGTCGACCATTCCGATGCCGGCCTGCGTTCCGAACCCGCAGTCGGGCGCGG
This window of the Halalkalicoccus subterraneus genome carries:
- a CDS encoding DUF6517 family protein — protein: MAQTRRRLCSLAALALVGSSGCLGGFGEDPDRFVAPETAVSNAALGETGYELDGTEVIEETRTVEAAGQSRDVEAVNRLSEYHRAIDIAPLGEARAAVFATLCTPAASMFGRTFNPIAEMDNRELANRAQSQYEELSIGEEVDRRTVRMFDEEVTLSKFEGEATFSSTGIDVFVHTALAEGEEAFVVVFGVYPRLLPDEEEAIVTLSEGVRIEGEG